The genomic segment GGTGATATTAGGTTCTTCGTCAGTAAGGACTTTGATCCTCTCCCAAACCGTCATACGGTTTTTGGAGTGTTGGACGCGGATTCTATCTTCTCCGCCTCCCAGGAATGGCTTCTCTATGAGTTCCTTTCCTAGTTTGAGAGCATCATCATAAATTCCGGTTTGAGTTTCCGGAGCCTTAGTTTCTTTAAACGGGTTGTTTAGGGAATACTGCTTGGTTTCCATAAGTTTTTTTCCAATGTTTTGTTTAGGATCACTTAGAAAAGTGATTTTTACTTTAGTGCAGAGTCTAAATCAGGATAAATTGTAAATAGCTGCTGCATTCCAATGATATCGAATACTTTCTCTACCGCAGGTTGGAGACCGCAGATAGAAATGCTTATTTTTTGCTCTTGGCAAAGGCGTAGTGTTGTGACGAGCAACCGAAGTCCTGCAGAAGAGATAAAGGGAACATCACTCAAATTGAAAATGACTGGTTTCCCAGCGGCACCAACTAGCGCCATCAAATCCTTTTCAATTTTATGTGTATTGTGAACATCCAAATTGCCTTGGACATATACAACCAACTTGTTTCCAATTGCTTCCGAATGGATTCCAATTTTGTCTTCGTTCATACGATCGTTTTCTCCAAATAGGTAATGTTTTGTTTCCCGTTGAAGTCATAGGACACTTTGTCCATTAGAGTCTCCATAAGATAAACGCCAAATCCACCCTTCCTTTCGCCCTTAACATTGGCTTCTACGGAAGGTTTAGGAACTTTTTTTCTGTCAAAGGGTTTCCCCTCATCGATAAGAACAACCTTAAGGTTGTCTCCAATCAATTCGAGCCTACATTCAAAACTAGGTTGGTCTAGTTCTGTATCTTTGTAACTATGCATGACTATATTGGTCGCTGCCTCATCCAAAGATATAAGAATATCATCAAAGGCAAAGGGTTTTGTGATTTTGCCTTCTAAATGTTCTGAAATAAAATCACGTAAATGAGGAATTTCGTCTGCTTGCGCCGGGAAAATCCGAGAGACCTCAAAACTTGTCACTTCTGCAAATTTGAGGATCATCACAGTAAAGTCATCATACTGTTCCTCAGAACGAGAAAATTCGCGGATGTCGTCATATACTTCCTCCACGATTTTCTGAGAGGATTCATTCCTTCTTTCGATGATGAAGTTAATGAACCGATCGAGACCATATTCCTCTTCTTCTGGGTTCTTTTCTTCGATGGCACCATCCGTATAAAAGACCAAAATGTCCCCTGGTTCAATTTGAATTTCCCCGCCATGGTAATTGGTTTGGGGAACAACACCAAGAGGTGCCCCTTTTCCTTTGAGGAGTTCAAAACTTCCATCTTTTCGAATCCAAATTTGATCATTGTGTCCCGCAGATGCAAATTTCAAAGTTCGAGTGCGTCTTTGATAATTGACAAGGAACAAAGTCACAAACATACCCGATTGGGAATCTTCGTAAATCAATTGGTTGGCGCGAAACAAAAGCTCCGAAGGAGAAAGGTCCGTGGTCCGAGAAAGAGTTCGGATGATGGAACTAGACATTGCCATAAAAATAGCAGCGGGCAAACTTTTTCCAGAAACATCGGCCACTAAAAAAGAAAACTGGTCATCCCCAAAAGAATGGAAATCATAAAAGTCACCTGACACTTCTTTGGCGGCAACGGACATCACACCCAAATCAAACAAAGGAGATTGGATCAGAGAGTTAGGTAAAATATTGTTTTGGATTTTCCTTGTAATTTCGATTTCTTTTTCAATCGACTTCTTTGTAATGATTTCTTGGTTGAGACGAAGGTTTTCATAAGCCTTGGCAAGTGGCGAAGAAAGAGTTTTTAACATTCGAAGATCTGTTTCGTTAAAGGAATGAGCCGATTGTTTTCCACTCACATAGAGTGCTGCACGTAAGTTCCCTCCACGAGGGGCAATCGGTAAAATGAGAAAGTTTTTCTTTAAGGTATAAAACTCTAATTCTAAAAAAGATTCTTCCAATTGTGGGGTGACCGTAGCCATCCGCGGATTTCCCGATTCCATTAGGCTTAAAAAAAGTCGGCTTTCGGGCATAGGGAAAAATGATTCTCGAACAATGCCTAATTGCCTTGCATAAACCTGGATTCGATTTTTGTTTTTTTCCTCAATGATGACCATTCCGGCATCTTCGCATGACAATTCTTTGGTGAGAATACTTAGAGTTTTGGACATTAAACCCAGTTCATCATGAGATTCAAGTACAGCTTGTCCCAAATCAAAAATGGATTCCAAAGTACTTAGTTTTTGTTTCAGTTCTAAGTTTGTATCATTTAGATTTTTAAGAAGTCGCGTTTTTTGAATGGCAACCGCGCAGGCACTAGAAAAAGACAAAAAGGTATCGATATCATCTTGACTAAAATTGTTCCGATCAATGGTGTTGATGGCTTCAATGACACCAATCACTTCATCTCCCACAATCAGTGGACTTGCTAGAATATTTCGTGTAATGAAATTGGAGGCTTTGTCCACATCCCGAAAGACACGGTTGTCATTCTGAGCATCGTTGATGATCATGGGCTGTTTGGTAACAGCCACTGTTCCCGCAATCCCTTGGCCTACAGGAACTTTGATTTTTGCGACTTCTTCACGTTTTTCGCCTGTAACAGTGTGGAAAATCAAATATTCTTTTTTATCATCTAACAACAACAAGGAACTCGCTTCTGTTCGGAAAACGGATTTTGCCGATTCCATTACCATCACAAGAACATTTTCTAAATCAACACTGGTATTGATGAGAACCGCTACACGAATGATTTCTTCTAAAAAGTATTGAAGCCTGTTGTTATTGTTATGAATGTTTGCGTTATCAATGAGCAATAAAATGGAAGTGGTTAGTGAATTAAAAAACTGTGGTTCTGCTTCCGAAAGAACCGTATCTTTAAAAAGTGCATTCAGATTCGCACTAAAATAATTGATTAGATCCAAATCCTGTTCAGAAAAATTTTGGAAATGTTTGATCCCTTCTAAAACGAGTACTCCGAGAGCTAAATCTCCGATTTCATCTCCCACATAACAAGCTATATAT from the Leptospira congkakensis genome contains:
- a CDS encoding STAS domain-containing protein — its product is MNEDKIGIHSEAIGNKLVVYVQGNLDVHNTHKIEKDLMALVGAAGKPVIFNLSDVPFISSAGLRLLVTTLRLCQEQKISISICGLQPAVEKVFDIIGMQQLFTIYPDLDSALK
- a CDS encoding SpoIIE family protein phosphatase, whose amino-acid sequence is MKPSVLPPIIRKNEEGGFYLSSSSELDDLYHFILGQAKRLVSAKSAAFYFRNERGNLSRFGLIQNKSSAGTIAKHVFKSRQSILVKKGSHLKDSDGPVAESYIACYVGDEIGDLALGVLVLEGIKHFQNFSEQDLDLINYFSANLNALFKDTVLSEAEPQFFNSLTTSILLLIDNANIHNNNNRLQYFLEEIIRVAVLINTSVDLENVLVMVMESAKSVFRTEASSLLLLDDKKEYLIFHTVTGEKREEVAKIKVPVGQGIAGTVAVTKQPMIINDAQNDNRVFRDVDKASNFITRNILASPLIVGDEVIGVIEAINTIDRNNFSQDDIDTFLSFSSACAVAIQKTRLLKNLNDTNLELKQKLSTLESIFDLGQAVLESHDELGLMSKTLSILTKELSCEDAGMVIIEEKNKNRIQVYARQLGIVRESFFPMPESRLFLSLMESGNPRMATVTPQLEESFLELEFYTLKKNFLILPIAPRGGNLRAALYVSGKQSAHSFNETDLRMLKTLSSPLAKAYENLRLNQEIITKKSIEKEIEITRKIQNNILPNSLIQSPLFDLGVMSVAAKEVSGDFYDFHSFGDDQFSFLVADVSGKSLPAAIFMAMSSSIIRTLSRTTDLSPSELLFRANQLIYEDSQSGMFVTLFLVNYQRRTRTLKFASAGHNDQIWIRKDGSFELLKGKGAPLGVVPQTNYHGGEIQIEPGDILVFYTDGAIEEKNPEEEEYGLDRFINFIIERRNESSQKIVEEVYDDIREFSRSEEQYDDFTVMILKFAEVTSFEVSRIFPAQADEIPHLRDFISEHLEGKITKPFAFDDILISLDEAATNIVMHSYKDTELDQPSFECRLELIGDNLKVVLIDEGKPFDRKKVPKPSVEANVKGERKGGFGVYLMETLMDKVSYDFNGKQNITYLEKTIV